The following coding sequences are from one Shewanella violacea DSS12 window:
- the rplW gene encoding 50S ribosomal protein L23, whose protein sequence is MISEERLLKVILAPHISEKSTVCAEKNNTVVFRVAIDATKAEVKAAVAKLFEVEVDSVRTLVNKGKTKRTGARMGRRVDWKKAYVTLAEGADIDFVGAE, encoded by the coding sequence ATGATAAGCGAAGAACGTTTGCTAAAAGTTATTCTTGCACCACATATCTCTGAAAAGAGTACTGTTTGTGCAGAAAAAAACAACACGGTAGTTTTCCGTGTAGCTATCGACGCCACTAAAGCTGAAGTTAAAGCTGCAGTCGCTAAGTTGTTCGAAGTTGAAGTTGATTCAGTTCGCACTCTAGTTAACAAAGGCAAAACCAAGCGTACCGGTGCCCGTATGGGTCGTCGTGTAGATTGGAAAAAAGCCTATGTAACTTTAGCTGAAGGTGCTGACATCGATTTCGTCGGCGCTGAGTAA
- the rplD gene encoding 50S ribosomal protein L4 has translation MELVLKDAQSALEVSETTFGRDFNEALVHQVVVAYAANARQGTRAQKTRAEVIGSGKKPWRQKGTGRARAGTVKGPIWRGGGVTFAAKTQDHSQKVNKKMYRGALKSIFSELVRQDRLIVVESFTVEAPKTKELKAKLAEMNLEDVLIVTPEIDENLFLAARNLYKVDVRDVAGIDPVSLIAFNKVLVTADAVKQIEEMLG, from the coding sequence ATGGAATTGGTATTGAAAGACGCACAAAGTGCTCTGGAAGTTTCCGAAACTACCTTCGGCCGTGACTTTAATGAAGCACTGGTTCATCAGGTAGTTGTAGCATACGCTGCAAATGCGCGTCAGGGCACTCGTGCTCAAAAGACTCGCGCAGAAGTTATTGGTTCTGGCAAAAAGCCATGGCGCCAAAAAGGTACTGGCCGAGCACGTGCCGGTACTGTTAAAGGCCCAATCTGGCGTGGCGGTGGCGTAACATTCGCTGCTAAAACACAAGATCATAGCCAAAAAGTTAACAAGAAGATGTACCGCGGAGCGCTGAAAAGCATTTTCTCTGAGTTGGTACGTCAAGACCGTCTAATCGTGGTTGAGTCATTTACTGTTGAAGCTCCTAAAACTAAAGAGCTGAAAGCAAAACTGGCTGAAATGAACCTGGAAGATGTGTTGATTGTTACTCCAGAAATTGACGAGAACTTGTTCTTGGCAGCTCGCAACTTGTACAAAGTTGACGTGCGTGACGTTGCTGGTATTGATCCAGTAAGTCTTATCGCATTCAACAAGGTACTAGTAACTGCCGATGCTGTTAAGCAAATCGAGGAGATGCTGGGATGA
- the rplC gene encoding 50S ribosomal protein L3, translating to MAIGLIGRKVGMTRIFCEDGVSVPVTVIEITSNRVTQVKTLETDGYRALQVTTGTKKANRITKPEAGHFAKAGVEAGRGLWEVRLANDEGEGIEVGAELNVDIFADIAKVDVTGQSKGKGFQGGIKRWNFHAQDMTHGNSLAHRSNGSIGQNQTPGRVFKGKKMSGHMGAERVTTQNLNVIRVDAERNLLLVKGAVPGAINGNLIIKPAVKA from the coding sequence ATGGCTATCGGTCTTATCGGTCGTAAAGTGGGTATGACTCGCATCTTCTGTGAAGATGGAGTTTCTGTCCCGGTCACAGTAATTGAAATCACGTCTAACCGTGTTACTCAGGTGAAAACCTTAGAAACTGACGGCTACCGTGCTCTTCAAGTTACTACTGGTACCAAAAAAGCTAATCGCATCACTAAACCAGAAGCAGGTCACTTTGCTAAGGCAGGCGTTGAAGCCGGTCGTGGTTTATGGGAAGTGCGTTTGGCAAATGATGAAGGCGAAGGCATTGAAGTTGGTGCCGAGCTAAATGTTGATATCTTCGCTGACATAGCGAAAGTTGATGTTACTGGTCAATCTAAAGGTAAGGGCTTCCAAGGCGGTATTAAGCGTTGGAACTTCCATGCACAAGATATGACACATGGTAACTCACTGGCACATAGATCCAACGGTTCTATCGGTCAAAACCAAACACCTGGTCGCGTTTTCAAAGGTAAGAAAATGTCTGGTCATATGGGTGCAGAGCGTGTTACTACGCAGAATCTAAACGTTATTCGTGTAGATGCTGAGCGTAACTTGCTATTGGTTAAGGGTGCTGTTCCGGGAGCTATTAATGGCAACCTGATCATCAAACCTGCCGTTAAAGCTTAG
- the rpsJ gene encoding 30S ribosomal protein S10 — MQNQRIRIRLKGFDHRLIDQSTAEIVETAKRTGAQVRGPIPLPTRKERYTILTSPHVNKDARDQYELRTHKRLVDIVEPTEKTVDALMRLDLAAGVDVQISLG; from the coding sequence ATGCAGAACCAAAGAATCCGTATCCGCTTAAAAGGATTTGATCATCGTCTGATCGATCAATCTACTGCGGAAATCGTTGAAACTGCTAAGCGTACAGGCGCACAGGTACGTGGTCCAATTCCACTACCAACGCGTAAAGAACGTTATACCATTTTGACTTCTCCACACGTTAACAAAGATGCGCGTGATCAGTACGAACTTCGTACTCACAAACGTCTAGTTGACATCGTTGAGCCAACAGAAAAGACTGTAGATGCACTTATGCGTCTCGATCTTGCTGCCGGCGTCGACGTTCAAATTAGCTTGGGTTAA